In Bacteriovorax sp. PP10, the genomic window TTTACACTCACATTAATCCTTATATGGGTGGACCAGGGTTAATTAAAAATACGAATGGTGCAGGGGATGCTGCTTTGTCGGCGCTGTTGCATGATATCGCTTCGAATACTTATCACCGTCAGGTGAGTCCTAATTCGCCTAAGCATAACACTCGTTACTTAACGTATTCGTCGATTCATCAGGTGAGTAAGTATTGTAATAGAGCGAGCTTTGAGGTTTTAAAGCAGAATTCACCGAGGCTGATTAAGGGCCTTCCGAATCGTGAAGAGAGTTTGGAAGATGCTTACTGGGATAAGTAATTTATTCTTGAAGTGATTTTATTCGTTCACTAAAACGATCTGTTTTAGTGAGCGAGCGTCCCATGACCAAATAGTCTGAACCTTCATCAAACGCCTGCTCAGGATCCATCACTCTTTTTTGATCTTGGACTACATTCGAATCAATCTCATCTCTAAAACGAATTCCTGGTGTAACTGAAAGCAAATTCGGAAAATGCTTTTTCAGTAGCGAAACTTCCAGCGGAGAAGAGACAACTCCATCAATCCCAGAAATTGAGGCCACTTTAAACAATCTCAAGAAAGCTTCATCAGTATCTTCAATTCCAAATAGATCTTCTAAGTCTGTTGTTTCAAGGCTCGTTAAAAAACTCACTCCTAATAATTTACAATCAGGAATGCTCACTCTTGCTTCCGCGACAGCTGCTTTCAACATCGCCTCACCACCACTCAAGTGAACAGTTAAAAAATCTATCGGCAATCCCTTCAAAGAAGAAATCGCCTTAGCCACCGTCACCGGAATATCATGAAGCTTTAAATCCAGAAAAATCTTTTTCTTATAATCATTGTGAATACGATGAACTAATTCCGGCCCATGTTTTACAAAGAGCTCTAATCCAATTTTTACAAATGGGAGAGTG contains:
- the pyrF gene encoding orotidine-5'-phosphate decarboxylase, whose product is MSLDRIIVALDQMSIEEIDVFLKQKDNTLPFVKIGLELFVKHGPELVHRIHNDYKKKIFLDLKLHDIPVTVAKAISSLKGLPIDFLTVHLSGGEAMLKAAVAEARVSIPDCKLLGVSFLTSLETTDLEDLFGIEDTDEAFLRLFKVASISGIDGVVSSPLEVSLLKKHFPNLLSVTPGIRFRDEIDSNVVQDQKRVMDPEQAFDEGSDYLVMGRSLTKTDRFSERIKSLQE